One Roseomonas sp. OT10 DNA window includes the following coding sequences:
- a CDS encoding MFS transporter: protein MWRMLAALAAAVTLSQFHRAALAVVSPELTAELSLTPGQTGALTGAFFLALGVAQIPVGLALDRVGPRVTVGWLTGLAVLGAAAQGLAWDGPSLLAARFLLGLGCSASFMASVVLCSRWFAGRSLTGALSRITAFSQLGLVLAAWPMGAAAAALGWRGALLGSALLTGAMGVLWWGWVRDRPPGPVPQHRRESLGEALLGQARIWRTPGLLPILSLFSVGYAGAATLSTIWAGPYLADIHRLGAEGRGWVLTAMSLAFPLGLLAVAPLERTLGRRKPLAIACAGLAVTSLLALAALPHPPLWLAVTLLILLCLASCIPTVLMAQARGLFPDHLMGRGATTMNLAQVVGSATLPLLVGAVVGAVPAAEGIRPEGAYRLGFLALGATLGLGLLGYLFAREDRNG, encoded by the coding sequence ATGTGGCGGATGCTCGCCGCCCTCGCGGCGGCGGTGACGCTCAGCCAGTTCCACCGTGCCGCCCTGGCGGTGGTCTCGCCCGAGCTGACGGCGGAGCTCTCGCTCACCCCCGGGCAGACCGGCGCGCTGACCGGCGCCTTCTTCCTGGCCCTCGGCGTGGCGCAGATCCCCGTCGGGCTGGCACTGGACCGGGTGGGGCCGCGCGTGACGGTGGGCTGGCTGACCGGCCTCGCCGTGCTGGGGGCGGCGGCGCAGGGGCTGGCCTGGGACGGGCCCTCCCTGCTCGCCGCACGCTTCCTGCTCGGGCTGGGGTGCAGCGCCTCCTTCATGGCCAGCGTCGTGCTGTGCAGCCGCTGGTTCGCCGGGCGTTCGCTGACCGGGGCGCTGTCGCGCATCACCGCCTTCTCGCAGCTCGGGCTGGTGCTGGCTGCCTGGCCGATGGGGGCGGCCGCCGCGGCGCTGGGCTGGCGTGGCGCCTTGCTGGGCTCCGCCCTGCTGACGGGCGCGATGGGCGTGCTCTGGTGGGGCTGGGTGCGCGACCGCCCGCCCGGCCCGGTGCCGCAGCACCGGCGCGAGAGCCTGGGCGAGGCCCTGCTCGGCCAGGCACGGATCTGGCGCACCCCTGGCCTGCTGCCGATCCTGTCGCTCTTCTCGGTCGGCTATGCGGGGGCGGCGACGCTCTCCACCATCTGGGCCGGGCCCTACCTCGCCGACATCCATCGCCTGGGCGCCGAAGGCCGCGGCTGGGTGCTGACCGCCATGTCCCTGGCCTTCCCACTGGGCCTGCTGGCGGTGGCGCCGCTGGAACGGACCCTGGGCCGCCGCAAGCCCCTTGCCATCGCCTGCGCCGGGCTGGCGGTGACCAGCCTGCTGGCCCTCGCCGCCCTCCCGCACCCACCCCTGTGGCTGGCGGTGACGCTGCTGATCCTGCTCTGCCTCGCCTCCTGCATCCCCACCGTGCTGATGGCCCAGGCGCGGGGCCTGTTCCCGGATCATCTCATGGGACGTGGGGCGACGACGATGAACCTGGCCCAGGTGGTGGGCTCCGCCACCCTGCCGCTGCTGGTCGGGGCGGTCGTGGGCGCGGTCCCCGCGGCCGAGGGCATCCGCCCGGAAGGCGCCTATCGCCTCGGCTTCCTGGCGCTGGGGGCGACGCTCGGGCTGGGCCTGCTGGGCTACCTCTTCGCGCGGGAGGATCGGAACGGCTAA
- a CDS encoding papain-like cysteine protease family protein, with protein MRYHVPLIGQLTPMSCWAASIAMILSWAQRASVSPDSVRQRIGYDAQYVQSGITMQDKTPFDSVGMVAEPAQNYTVEGFMQLLQHYGPLWVRRGFRQNVTGNIRGGFHAVVVTGFDPHPDPRRAMVHVNDPWARGMTTFSLPNAGSRHQYNYHDFVRNALEVPEMVRQVISRAQTAQTGVATDFQPDAFYIVHLRQRPHTD; from the coding sequence ATGCGCTACCACGTTCCGTTGATCGGGCAACTCACGCCCATGTCGTGCTGGGCGGCGTCCATCGCCATGATCCTCTCCTGGGCGCAGCGTGCCTCCGTATCGCCGGACAGCGTGCGGCAGCGCATCGGCTACGACGCCCAGTACGTCCAGTCCGGCATCACCATGCAGGACAAGACGCCTTTCGATTCGGTCGGCATGGTGGCGGAGCCGGCGCAGAACTACACGGTCGAAGGCTTCATGCAGCTGTTGCAGCACTATGGCCCGCTCTGGGTCCGGCGCGGCTTCCGGCAGAACGTCACGGGCAACATCCGGGGCGGCTTCCATGCCGTGGTGGTGACCGGCTTCGACCCGCATCCCGATCCGCGCCGGGCCATGGTGCACGTGAACGACCCCTGGGCCCGCGGCATGACCACGTTCAGCCTGCCCAACGCCGGGTCGCGCCACCAGTACAACTACCACGACTTCGTCCGGAACGCCCTGGAGGTGCCGGAAATGGTGCGGCAGGTCATCAGCCGGGCCCAGACGGCGCAGACCGGCGTCGCCACCGATTTCCAGCCCGACGCCTTCTACATCGTCCATCTGCGCCAGCGGCCCCACACCGACTGA
- a CDS encoding anthranilate synthase component I has product MTRPEAPESTTYRTRGGLTVQRGTTRNPYADGATLLAAKLDRQRGVLCSSSFEFPGRYTRWDMGFSDPPLVLTSRGGVVTLEALNARGEVLLSAILPVLAELPEVASLEGGATRATVTMARPSTRFPEEQRSRQPSPFSVLRAIGELFGSEADPHLGLYGAFGYDLVFQFEPMALRLPRGADQRDLVLYLPDEILVVDHVRQVAEIHRYEVSHDAGSTVGLPRGTAPDPFRPGTGAAPPESDYGPGEYAAMVERAREAFARGDLFEVVLGQTFATACPDAPSEVFDRLRRVNPAPYGALMNLGEGEFLVAASPEMFVRVEGRRIETCPISGTIRRGRDALEDAENIRTLLNSAKEESELTMCTDVDRNDKSRVCEPGSVQVIGRRQIEMYSRLIHTVDHVEGTLRPEFDALDGFLSHAWAVTVTGAPKTWAIRHVEAEERSARRWYGGAIGRVTFDGNMNTGLTLRTIRLKDGVAEVRAGATLLHDSDPASEEAECRLKASAMFAAIRGEGPRKPPAPAVAALPAGGRPAVLLVDHEDSFVHTLAGYFRAAGAEVTTLRPELAREELRQGRAADLVVLSPGPGRPSDFAMSETLDLITRRNLPAFGVCLGLQGMVEHFGGALDVLAQPMHGKPSTIRRLGGRLLDGLPERFAVGRYHSLHARRVVLPAELVVTAETEEDAVVMAVEHARLPLAAVQFHPESLMTGPEEIGLPLVRAALTRLRALEPA; this is encoded by the coding sequence ATGACCCGCCCCGAAGCCCCGGAAAGCACCACGTACCGAACGCGCGGCGGCCTGACCGTCCAGCGCGGGACGACGCGCAACCCCTATGCGGACGGGGCCACCCTGCTGGCGGCGAAGCTGGACCGCCAGCGCGGCGTGCTGTGCTCCTCCTCCTTCGAGTTCCCGGGCCGCTACACCCGCTGGGACATGGGCTTCTCCGACCCGCCGCTGGTGCTGACCTCGCGCGGCGGCGTGGTGACGCTGGAGGCGCTGAACGCCCGGGGCGAGGTGCTGCTCTCCGCCATCCTGCCCGTGCTGGCCGAGCTGCCGGAGGTGGCCTCGCTGGAAGGCGGCGCCACCCGCGCCACGGTCACCATGGCCCGCCCCTCCACCCGCTTCCCGGAGGAGCAGCGCTCGCGCCAGCCCTCCCCCTTCTCCGTCCTGCGCGCCATCGGCGAGCTGTTCGGCAGCGAGGCGGACCCGCATCTCGGCCTCTACGGCGCCTTCGGCTACGACCTCGTCTTCCAGTTCGAGCCGATGGCGCTCCGCCTGCCGCGCGGCGCGGACCAGCGCGACCTGGTGCTCTATTTGCCCGACGAGATCCTGGTGGTGGACCACGTCCGCCAGGTCGCGGAGATCCACCGCTACGAGGTCTCGCACGACGCCGGCAGCACCGTCGGCCTGCCGCGCGGCACGGCGCCCGACCCCTTCCGCCCCGGCACCGGCGCCGCGCCGCCGGAGAGCGACTACGGCCCCGGCGAGTACGCCGCCATGGTCGAGCGCGCGCGGGAGGCCTTCGCCCGCGGCGACCTGTTCGAGGTGGTCCTCGGCCAGACCTTCGCCACCGCCTGCCCGGACGCGCCCAGCGAGGTCTTCGACCGCCTGCGCCGCGTGAACCCCGCCCCCTATGGTGCGCTGATGAACCTGGGCGAGGGCGAGTTCCTGGTCGCGGCCAGCCCCGAGATGTTCGTCCGCGTCGAGGGCCGGCGCATCGAGACCTGTCCGATCAGCGGCACCATCCGGCGCGGCCGCGACGCGCTGGAGGATGCGGAGAACATCCGCACCCTGCTCAACTCCGCCAAGGAGGAGAGCGAGCTGACCATGTGCACGGACGTGGACCGCAACGACAAGTCGCGCGTCTGCGAGCCGGGCAGCGTCCAGGTCATCGGCCGCCGCCAGATCGAGATGTACTCCCGCCTGATCCACACGGTGGACCATGTGGAAGGCACCCTGCGCCCCGAATTCGACGCGCTGGACGGCTTCCTCTCCCACGCCTGGGCGGTCACGGTGACGGGCGCGCCCAAGACCTGGGCGATCCGCCATGTCGAGGCGGAGGAGCGTTCCGCCCGCCGCTGGTACGGCGGCGCCATCGGGCGCGTCACCTTCGACGGCAACATGAACACCGGCCTGACGCTGCGCACCATCCGGCTGAAGGACGGCGTGGCCGAGGTGCGCGCGGGCGCCACGCTGCTGCACGACAGCGACCCGGCCTCGGAGGAGGCGGAGTGCCGGCTGAAGGCCAGCGCCATGTTCGCCGCCATCCGCGGCGAGGGCCCCCGCAAGCCCCCCGCCCCCGCCGTGGCCGCCCTGCCCGCGGGCGGGCGCCCCGCCGTGCTGCTGGTCGACCACGAGGACAGCTTCGTCCACACCCTGGCCGGCTATTTCCGCGCCGCCGGCGCGGAGGTGACGACCCTGCGCCCCGAGCTGGCGCGGGAGGAGCTGCGACAGGGCCGTGCCGCGGATCTGGTGGTGCTCTCCCCCGGCCCGGGCCGCCCCTCGGACTTCGCCATGTCCGAGACGCTGGACCTCATCACCCGCCGCAACCTGCCGGCCTTCGGCGTCTGCCTCGGGCTGCAGGGCATGGTGGAGCATTTCGGCGGCGCGCTGGACGTCCTCGCCCAGCCGATGCACGGCAAGCCTTCCACCATCCGCCGCCTGGGCGGGAGGCTGCTGGACGGGCTGCCGGAGCGCTTCGCCGTCGGCCGCTACCACTCCCTGCACGCCCGCCGCGTCGTCCTGCCGGCGGAGCTGGTGGTCACGGCGGAGACGGAGGAGGACGCGGTGGTCATGGCGGTGGAACACGCCCGCCTGCCCCTGGCCGCCGTGCAGTTCCACCCGGAGAGCCTGATGACCGGGCCGGAGGAGATCGGCCTGCCCCTGGTCCGCGCCGCCCTCACCCGGCTGCGGGCGCTGGAGCCGGCCTGA
- a CDS encoding THUMP domain-containing class I SAM-dependent RNA methyltransferase: protein MERAASDPPPGRDFEIFLAAVPGLEPVLCDEVRGKGFRQPRPVPGGVVLRGGWPEVWRANLWVRGAGRVLARLDSFRVTHLAQLDARARRVPWSAVLRPDVPVRVEASCTASRLYHSGAVAERIGTAIRETLGAPVSPEAGITVMARLDHDLCTLSVDTSGEPLHKRGYKQAVNAAPMRETMASLFLRQCGYDGTEPMLDPMCGSGTFVIEAAEIAARLNPGRARAFAFEQLATFDAEAWQRMRAVRSARVPAARCHGRDRDAGAIAMSLANAARAGVAEHTEFRQGTIGELLPPEGPPGLVILNPPYGARLGESGALAPLYRALGQVLRGRFAGWRVGLVTSEPRLAHLTGLPFLPNGPPVPHGGLRVSLFRTGPLP from the coding sequence ATGGAACGCGCCGCGAGCGATCCGCCGCCGGGGCGGGACTTCGAGATCTTCCTGGCCGCCGTGCCGGGGCTGGAACCCGTCCTCTGCGACGAGGTGCGCGGCAAGGGCTTCCGGCAGCCCCGGCCGGTGCCGGGCGGCGTCGTCCTGCGCGGCGGCTGGCCGGAGGTCTGGCGCGCCAACCTGTGGGTCCGCGGCGCCGGGCGCGTCCTGGCGCGGCTGGATTCCTTCCGCGTCACCCACCTGGCGCAGCTCGACGCCCGGGCGCGCCGCGTGCCGTGGTCCGCCGTCCTGCGGCCGGACGTGCCCGTCCGGGTCGAGGCGAGCTGCACCGCCTCGCGCCTCTACCACAGCGGCGCCGTGGCCGAGCGGATCGGGACGGCGATCCGCGAGACGCTCGGCGCGCCCGTCTCGCCTGAGGCCGGCATCACCGTGATGGCGCGCCTGGACCACGACCTCTGCACCCTCAGCGTCGACACCTCGGGCGAGCCGCTGCACAAGCGCGGCTACAAGCAGGCCGTCAACGCGGCCCCGATGCGCGAGACCATGGCCTCGCTCTTCCTGCGGCAATGCGGCTACGACGGCACCGAGCCCATGCTGGACCCCATGTGCGGCTCCGGCACCTTCGTCATCGAGGCGGCGGAGATCGCGGCCCGGCTCAACCCCGGCCGTGCCCGCGCCTTCGCCTTCGAGCAGCTCGCCACCTTCGATGCGGAGGCGTGGCAGCGCATGCGCGCGGTGCGGAGCGCGCGCGTCCCGGCCGCCCGCTGCCACGGCCGGGACCGGGATGCCGGGGCGATCGCCATGAGCCTTGCCAACGCGGCCCGTGCCGGCGTCGCCGAGCACACGGAGTTCCGGCAGGGCACGATCGGCGAGCTGCTGCCGCCCGAAGGCCCCCCCGGCCTGGTCATCCTCAACCCGCCCTACGGTGCCCGCCTGGGCGAGAGCGGGGCCCTCGCACCCCTCTACCGCGCACTGGGCCAGGTGCTGCGGGGCCGCTTCGCCGGCTGGCGCGTCGGGCTGGTCACCAGCGAACCCCGCCTGGCCCACCTCACCGGCCTGCCCTTCCTGCCCAACGGCCCGCCCGTCCCGCATGGCGGCCTGCGCGTGTCCCTGTTCAGGACCGGCCCCCTGCCCTGA
- a CDS encoding class I SAM-dependent methyltransferase, which produces MDAPMGAPDAEAFVAAHTAPDRPVLVPEIVLHLATEITPIWQATEAWLDRAGIEPPFWAFAWPGSQVLARLVMDEPARVAGKRVLDFAAGGGLAAIACLRAGAAGVEAAELDPLACAAIALNARANGVAVTATCGDVVGQARRWDVILAGDVCYEAPMTGHILPWLRRMAAEGAEVWLADPGRAYLPRTGLEPILRRAVPVTRELEDREVREVTVYRVLGP; this is translated from the coding sequence ATGGACGCGCCAATGGGGGCGCCCGACGCGGAAGCCTTCGTCGCCGCCCACACCGCGCCGGACCGGCCCGTGCTGGTGCCGGAGATCGTCCTGCACCTCGCCACCGAGATCACGCCCATCTGGCAGGCGACCGAGGCCTGGCTGGACCGCGCGGGGATCGAACCGCCCTTCTGGGCCTTCGCCTGGCCGGGCAGCCAGGTGCTCGCCCGGCTGGTAATGGACGAGCCCGCCCGCGTCGCCGGCAAGCGGGTGCTGGACTTCGCCGCCGGCGGCGGGCTGGCGGCCATCGCCTGCCTCCGCGCCGGGGCGGCGGGCGTGGAGGCGGCGGAGCTGGACCCGCTCGCCTGCGCCGCCATCGCGCTGAACGCGCGCGCCAACGGCGTGGCGGTCACGGCCACCTGCGGCGACGTGGTGGGGCAGGCCCGCCGCTGGGACGTCATCCTGGCCGGCGACGTCTGCTACGAGGCGCCGATGACCGGCCACATCCTCCCCTGGCTGCGGCGGATGGCGGCGGAGGGGGCGGAGGTCTGGCTGGCCGATCCCGGCCGCGCCTACCTGCCGAGGACCGGGCTGGAGCCCATCCTGCGCCGCGCCGTGCCGGTGACGCGGGAGCTGGAGGACCGCGAGGTGCGGGAAGTCACGGTCTACCGGGTGCTGGGCCCCTGA
- the ubiA gene encoding 4-hydroxybenzoate octaprenyltransferase, whose translation MAGHTDIRTEGWVARLPAAFLPYALLARLDRPIGSWLLFLPGPWAFALAAPDWATGIRLTLLFGIGAVAMRGAGCVVNDLWDRDLDRKVTRTAGRPLASGAVTPKQALAWLGILCLVGLVVLLQLNGPAILFGLLSLVPIALYPLAKRVTDWPQAVLGFVFSWAAPTGWLACTGQLSAPGLLLWLAAFFWILGYDTIYAHQDREDDALVGVRSSARTLGERTRPFLAAVYGVALVLLALAGWLAGLRWPFLPALALPAALLARQVIRLDMDDPAGCLRLFKSNREVGIAIALAFLLGRG comes from the coding sequence ATGGCCGGCCACACCGATATCCGGACGGAGGGCTGGGTGGCGCGCCTGCCCGCCGCCTTCCTCCCCTATGCCCTGCTCGCCCGGCTGGACCGGCCGATCGGCTCCTGGCTGCTCTTCCTGCCCGGCCCCTGGGCCTTCGCCCTCGCCGCGCCGGACTGGGCGACCGGCATCCGGCTGACCCTGCTGTTCGGCATCGGCGCGGTGGCGATGCGCGGGGCAGGCTGCGTGGTGAACGACCTGTGGGACCGCGACCTGGACCGCAAGGTGACGCGCACCGCCGGGCGGCCGCTGGCCTCGGGCGCGGTGACGCCGAAGCAGGCGCTGGCCTGGCTCGGCATCCTCTGCCTGGTCGGGCTGGTGGTGCTGCTCCAGCTCAACGGCCCGGCGATCCTGTTCGGGCTGCTGTCGCTGGTGCCGATCGCCCTCTACCCGCTGGCCAAGCGGGTGACGGACTGGCCGCAGGCGGTGCTGGGCTTCGTCTTCTCCTGGGCGGCGCCGACCGGCTGGCTGGCCTGCACCGGGCAGCTCTCGGCGCCCGGGCTGCTGCTGTGGCTGGCGGCCTTCTTCTGGATCCTGGGCTACGACACGATCTACGCCCACCAGGACCGGGAGGACGACGCGCTGGTCGGCGTGCGCTCCTCCGCCCGGACGCTGGGCGAGCGGACGCGGCCCTTCCTGGCGGCAGTCTATGGCGTCGCGCTGGTGCTGCTGGCGCTCGCCGGGTGGCTGGCCGGGCTGCGCTGGCCCTTCCTGCCGGCGCTCGCCCTGCCGGCGGCGCTGCTGGCGCGGCAGGTGATCCGGCTGGACATGGACGACCCCGCCGGCTGCCTGCGCCTGTTCAAGTCGAACCGCGAGGTGGGCATCGCGATCGCCCTGGCCTTCCTGCTCGGCCGCGGCTGA
- a CDS encoding 16S rRNA (uracil(1498)-N(3))-methyltransferase: MTTPRLYVDAPLAEGAEADSLPGQGRYLGSVLRKGVGDAVVLFNGRDGEFAATLAAIRKDAARFAVGRRLRAQDTPAGPRLLLAALKRDAMEWTVEKATELGVATLRPVLTARCVAQGPNLDRLGLIAREAAEQCERLDLPVLEPALALHAALDSWDPAVPLFLAAERGAAPGLAAAAAGRAGPVGLLVGPEGGFTVAELDALQRRPFVVPAALGPRILRAETAAVSGLAVLQAVCGDWVKGRS; the protein is encoded by the coding sequence ATGACCACGCCCCGCCTCTATGTCGACGCGCCGCTCGCCGAGGGGGCGGAGGCGGATTCGCTCCCCGGCCAGGGCCGCTACCTCGGTTCCGTGCTGCGCAAGGGGGTGGGGGATGCGGTGGTGCTGTTCAACGGGCGGGACGGGGAGTTCGCCGCCACCCTGGCCGCGATCCGCAAGGATGCCGCCCGCTTCGCCGTGGGGCGGCGGCTGCGCGCCCAGGACACCCCCGCCGGCCCGCGTCTCCTCCTCGCCGCGCTGAAGCGCGACGCCATGGAGTGGACGGTGGAGAAGGCGACCGAGCTGGGCGTCGCCACCCTCCGCCCGGTGCTGACCGCCCGCTGCGTCGCCCAGGGACCCAACCTCGACCGCCTCGGCCTGATCGCCCGGGAGGCCGCCGAGCAGTGCGAGCGCCTGGACCTGCCCGTGCTGGAGCCCGCCCTGGCCCTGCACGCGGCGCTCGATTCCTGGGACCCGGCGGTGCCGCTGTTCCTGGCCGCCGAGCGGGGCGCCGCCCCGGGCCTCGCCGCGGCGGCGGCCGGCCGGGCCGGCCCCGTGGGCCTGCTGGTCGGGCCGGAGGGCGGCTTCACCGTTGCAGAGCTTGACGCACTGCAACGTCGTCCCTTTGTTGTGCCGGCTGCCCTCGGGCCCCGCATCCTGCGGGCCGAGACGGCGGCGGTCTCGGGACTCGCGGTGTTGCAGGCCGTCTGCGGCGACTGGGTCAAGGGAAGGTCCTGA
- a CDS encoding glutamate--cysteine ligase, giving the protein MSNPGEADPTPIHSLRQLAEWFAAGSKPRDAWRIGTEHEKFGFRRDDLSAPAYDDPRGGIRAILEGLEPRGWEPILDRGNPIGLTRGDASVSLEPGGQTELSGAPLADIAETAAELENHLAELRDVAGPLGIAFAPLGFHPLATRDAMPWMPKQRYAIMRAYMPRVGEMGLDMMLRTCTVQANLDFGDEADMVEKLRLSLALQPLATALWANSPFREGRPTGALTLRGEVWTHTDPDRTGIPPVVFEPGFGFERFAEHVLDVPMYFVMREGAFVDATGTTFRRFMAEGLPGRPDIRATMGDWADHVTTVFTDVRLKRFLEMRGADAGSPAMMLALPAFWAGLLYDDAAQKAGLELVRGWSVEAMQALRRAVPVEGLSATIAGRPLRAVAADALAIARDGLRARGLGEERFLAPAEEVAATGITQAQHWLNRYEGAWNGDLSRIFAEAAV; this is encoded by the coding sequence ATGTCCAATCCCGGCGAGGCCGATCCGACGCCGATCCATTCCCTGCGCCAGCTGGCGGAATGGTTCGCCGCCGGCAGCAAGCCGCGCGACGCCTGGCGGATCGGCACGGAGCACGAGAAGTTCGGCTTCCGCCGCGACGACCTCTCCGCCCCCGCCTATGACGACCCGCGCGGCGGCATCCGCGCCATCCTGGAGGGGCTGGAGCCCCGCGGCTGGGAGCCCATCCTGGACCGCGGCAACCCGATCGGCCTGACCCGCGGCGACGCCTCCGTCTCGCTGGAGCCGGGCGGGCAGACGGAACTGTCCGGCGCGCCGCTGGCCGACATCGCCGAGACGGCGGCGGAGCTGGAGAACCACCTGGCCGAGCTGCGCGACGTGGCGGGGCCGCTCGGCATCGCCTTCGCGCCGCTGGGCTTCCATCCGCTCGCCACCCGCGACGCCATGCCCTGGATGCCCAAGCAGCGCTACGCGATCATGCGCGCCTACATGCCGCGGGTCGGGGAGATGGGCCTCGACATGATGCTGCGGACCTGCACCGTGCAGGCCAACCTCGATTTCGGCGACGAGGCGGACATGGTCGAGAAGCTGCGCCTCTCGCTCGCGCTGCAACCCCTCGCCACCGCGCTCTGGGCCAACTCCCCCTTCCGCGAGGGCCGGCCGACCGGGGCGCTCACCCTGCGCGGCGAGGTCTGGACCCACACCGACCCCGACCGTACCGGCATCCCGCCCGTGGTCTTCGAGCCGGGCTTCGGCTTCGAGCGCTTCGCCGAGCACGTGCTCGACGTGCCCATGTACTTCGTGATGCGCGAGGGCGCCTTCGTCGACGCCACCGGCACCACCTTCCGCCGCTTCATGGCCGAGGGCCTGCCCGGGCGGCCCGACATCCGTGCCACCATGGGCGACTGGGCCGACCACGTGACCACGGTCTTCACCGACGTCCGCCTCAAGCGATTCCTCGAGATGCGCGGCGCCGATGCCGGCAGCCCGGCGATGATGCTGGCCCTGCCCGCCTTCTGGGCCGGGCTGCTCTACGACGACGCGGCGCAGAAGGCGGGGCTGGAGCTGGTGCGCGGCTGGAGCGTGGAGGCGATGCAGGCGCTGCGCCGCGCCGTGCCGGTCGAGGGCCTCTCCGCCACCATCGCCGGCCGCCCCCTGCGCGCGGTGGCGGCGGACGCGCTGGCCATCGCCCGCGACGGGTTGCGCGCCCGCGGCCTGGGCGAGGAACGCTTCCTCGCCCCCGCCGAGGAGGTTGCCGCCACCGGCATCACCCAGGCCCAGCACTGGCTGAACCGCTACGAGGGCGCCTGGAACGGCGACCTGTCCCGCATCTTCGCCGAGGCGGCCGTCTGA